The following are from one region of the Selenomonadales bacterium genome:
- a CDS encoding Ger(x)C family spore germination protein yields MRCVWVVMISVCLLLMTGCRSNAEIDDYSYAMMIGVDRAQGETGEYVFTYRVILPQAFAGDGKAKDDEKARLVSVKASSLSESYKLVSLAMNRQLNATHIVGFVFSEDVAKEGIYDIVSSMNKSVLFRNSVVLVVSQDSAKTFIEKNKAPFEVFPSRWTESLRDNQMRSGAYFVSDAREFYRRSREPLRAGVLTYAGVTKGSLDAKGSPITSASEERGYTVDSLPREGGSEAIAVGSAVFVDWKMVGTLTSAESLGGTMLEKVLRVPLDIVDPRGSGQVYSFGVRTALPKIDVRIVNGRMVADVSVSGVAEMMELRYEADEQSGDVYALLEEELGRTVESSVHAYLTKTKAWGADCIGLANHCRKESATLTEWSQRDWQKLYRDADIRVHASIVIKRRGYHRDEMHGGDAFAM; encoded by the coding sequence GTGCGATGCGTGTGGGTCGTAATGATTAGCGTATGCCTTCTGCTGATGACAGGCTGTCGCAGTAATGCCGAGATAGACGATTATTCGTATGCGATGATGATCGGTGTCGATCGCGCACAGGGCGAAACGGGCGAATACGTGTTCACGTACCGCGTCATCTTACCGCAGGCGTTTGCAGGTGACGGCAAGGCCAAGGACGACGAGAAGGCGCGTCTTGTCAGCGTGAAGGCATCGTCGCTCTCCGAGAGCTACAAGCTCGTCAGTCTGGCGATGAACAGACAGCTCAACGCGACACATATCGTCGGGTTCGTATTCAGCGAAGACGTGGCAAAAGAAGGTATTTACGATATCGTTTCCTCGATGAACAAAAGCGTTCTGTTTCGCAATTCTGTCGTCCTCGTCGTCAGCCAAGATTCGGCTAAGACGTTCATCGAGAAGAACAAAGCCCCGTTCGAGGTCTTTCCCTCGCGATGGACGGAGAGTTTACGCGACAATCAGATGCGCAGCGGGGCGTATTTCGTCAGCGATGCAAGAGAGTTCTATCGGCGGTCGCGCGAACCTCTGCGCGCAGGCGTGCTGACATATGCAGGTGTCACGAAGGGCAGTCTTGATGCGAAGGGAAGTCCGATCACGTCTGCGAGTGAAGAGCGCGGTTATACGGTAGATTCACTGCCGCGCGAGGGCGGATCGGAGGCGATCGCTGTCGGCTCGGCTGTATTCGTCGATTGGAAGATGGTCGGCACGCTCACATCGGCGGAATCGCTCGGCGGTACGATGCTCGAAAAAGTGCTTCGCGTACCGCTCGATATCGTCGATCCGCGCGGCAGCGGACAGGTCTACTCGTTCGGCGTGCGGACAGCTCTGCCGAAGATAGACGTGCGGATCGTAAACGGGCGCATGGTCGCCGATGTGAGCGTCAGCGGTGTCGCAGAGATGATGGAACTTCGTTATGAAGCGGACGAACAGTCGGGCGATGTGTACGCGCTCTTAGAGGAGGAGCTTGGGCGCACGGTCGAATCGTCCGTCCATGCGTATCTGACGAAAACGAAGGCGTGGGGCGCGGACTGCATCGGTCTTGCCAACCATTGCCGAAAAGAGAGCGCCACTCTTACGGAATGGTCACAGCGCGACTGGCAGAAGCTCTACCGTGACGCGGATATCCGCGTGCACGCAAGCATCGTCATCAAACGGCGCGGTTACCATCGTGACGAGATGCACGGCGGTGATGCGTTCGCCATGTGA
- a CDS encoding carbon starvation protein A, which yields MNGLYMVIVAALVLTICYRYYGAFLAAKVLAFDSNRTTPAVEFEDGHDYVPTNKWVTFGHHFAAIAGAGPLVGPILAAQFGYLPGMLWILIGVCLGGAVHDMVIMFASIRHKGLSLAEIAKAEIGKKTGFVASVAIICILIISMAGMAIAVANALFNSPWGVFTVGMTIPIALFVGLYMRCIRPGKIGEASLIGVVLVLAAVGFGPVIEQSSLAPYFTLSRFQLDLLLPIYGFVASALPVWLLLAPRDYLSTYMKIGTIGALALGILIVQPDIKMPAITEFISGGGPVVPGPVWPFVCMTIACGAISGFHAIISTGTTPKMLTNENEILPVGFGAMLTEGFVAIMALVAATSLIPADYFAINSRPEVFATLGMTVQELPNLSAMVGEDVTGRPGGAVSLAVGMAYIFARIPGLEQLMSFFYHFTIMFEALFILTVIDAGTRVGRYLLQEIGGMVYKPLGDVNWKPGVILCSALISVAWGSLVFGGSISSIWPVFGLANQLLAGMTLAIGTTVIIRMGKQKYAWTTILPLCFLVTTVLTAGVYNIFEFYLPKGQISLALISAGMMILVVFIIVDAVRTWIRVLRENKLETKKAA from the coding sequence ATGAATGGTCTTTATATGGTCATTGTGGCGGCACTCGTGCTGACGATATGCTACCGCTATTACGGCGCATTTTTGGCCGCTAAGGTATTGGCGTTCGATTCGAATCGTACGACGCCTGCCGTAGAATTTGAGGACGGACATGATTATGTACCGACGAACAAGTGGGTCACGTTCGGTCATCATTTTGCGGCGATCGCAGGGGCAGGCCCTCTCGTCGGCCCGATATTGGCGGCGCAGTTCGGCTACCTGCCGGGCATGCTGTGGATCCTCATCGGTGTATGTCTCGGTGGTGCGGTGCATGATATGGTCATCATGTTCGCATCTATCCGTCATAAAGGCTTGTCGCTTGCGGAGATCGCCAAAGCCGAGATCGGCAAAAAGACAGGCTTCGTCGCGTCTGTTGCTATCATCTGTATCCTCATCATCTCGATGGCAGGCATGGCGATCGCCGTTGCCAATGCGCTCTTTAACAGCCCGTGGGGTGTCTTTACCGTCGGTATGACGATCCCGATCGCGCTGTTTGTCGGTCTGTATATGCGTTGTATCCGTCCCGGCAAGATCGGAGAAGCATCGCTCATCGGTGTCGTGCTCGTCCTGGCGGCAGTCGGCTTCGGCCCTGTCATCGAGCAGTCTTCCTTAGCACCGTACTTCACGCTCAGCCGATTCCAGCTCGATCTTCTGCTGCCGATCTACGGATTCGTCGCATCGGCTCTGCCTGTCTGGCTTCTCTTGGCACCGCGCGACTATCTCAGTACATATATGAAGATCGGTACCATCGGTGCGCTTGCACTCGGTATCCTCATCGTACAGCCTGATATCAAGATGCCTGCCATCACCGAGTTCATCTCGGGCGGCGGTCCTGTCGTCCCCGGCCCCGTATGGCCGTTCGTCTGTATGACGATCGCCTGCGGTGCCATCTCGGGATTCCATGCCATCATCTCGACCGGTACGACACCGAAGATGCTCACGAACGAAAATGAGATACTGCCTGTCGGCTTCGGTGCGATGCTGACAGAAGGCTTCGTCGCTATCATGGCACTCGTTGCCGCAACGAGCCTCATTCCTGCCGACTATTTTGCCATCAACAGCAGACCCGAAGTCTTTGCTACGCTCGGCATGACCGTACAAGAACTGCCCAACCTCTCTGCGATGGTCGGTGAAGATGTCACAGGCCGCCCCGGCGGTGCCGTATCGCTCGCCGTCGGTATGGCGTACATCTTCGCACGTATCCCCGGCCTCGAACAGCTGATGTCGTTCTTCTATCATTTCACCATCATGTTCGAAGCACTCTTTATCCTGACCGTTATCGATGCCGGTACGCGCGTCGGCCGTTACCTCCTGCAGGAGATCGGCGGTATGGTCTACAAACCGCTCGGTGACGTCAACTGGAAGCCCGGCGTTATCCTGTGCAGTGCGCTCATCTCCGTGGCGTGGGGCAGTCTTGTATTCGGCGGCTCTATCTCCTCCATCTGGCCCGTGTTCGGCCTGGCGAATCAGCTTCTCGCCGGCATGACACTTGCCATCGGTACGACCGTCATCATTCGTATGGGCAAGCAAAAATATGCGTGGACGACGATCCTGCCGCTTTGTTTCCTCGTCACGACCGTTTTGACAGCAGGTGTCTACAACATCTTCGAATTCTACCTGCCCAAAGGACAGATCAGTCTTGCACTCATCAGCGCAGGCATGATGATCCTCGTCGTATTCATCATCGTCGATGCCGTCAGAACGTGGATACGCGTTTTGCGCGAAAACAAGCTCGAAACGAAAAAAGCCGCATAA
- a CDS encoding ferritin-like domain-containing protein — protein MITQKELMLLDDFLSHVQTTADIMNHVAAELTDSQAKQLCQQFAQREQQHFQTMSKHLNAGQKL, from the coding sequence GTGATCACGCAAAAAGAGCTTATGCTCCTCGATGACTTTCTCTCGCACGTGCAGACTACAGCGGACATCATGAATCACGTAGCCGCCGAGCTTACCGACTCGCAGGCCAAACAGCTCTGTCAGCAGTTCGCACAGCGCGAACAGCAGCATTTCCAAACGATGAGCAAGCACCTCAACGCAGGACAGAAATTGTAG
- a CDS encoding spore coat protein, translating into MQGAQNQQGGVNGQGAQVTEESLMNLALNETKLMAGSINTYILEASDDALRRDYMTVLGDIYSQQKQLFDCMEQKGYYQLADATAEEVAQTRAKFQNAGN; encoded by the coding sequence ATGCAGGGCGCGCAGAATCAGCAGGGCGGCGTGAACGGACAGGGCGCACAGGTGACGGAGGAGAGCCTTATGAATCTCGCGCTCAACGAAACGAAGCTGATGGCAGGTTCTATCAATACGTATATCTTAGAAGCGTCCGACGATGCGCTCCGACGCGACTATATGACGGTGCTCGGCGATATCTACAGCCAGCAGAAACAGCTCTTTGACTGCATGGAGCAAAAAGGCTACTATCAGCTTGCCGATGCGACCGCCGAAGAAGTCGCACAGACACGTGCCAAATTCCAAAACGCAGGTAATTGA